In the Salinirubrum litoreum genome, one interval contains:
- a CDS encoding YihY/virulence factor BrkB family protein, which yields MLPTRDRVVTLARAIVHEVRAENLTFMAGSIAYHAFLSLLPILVLVLAAISTFGDQSLVDAFLRLTQSVLTRGAGEVIVDELSATRGSLSASIIGGAVLIWGTLRIFRGLDQAFSDIYESEAENTFLDQVGDGVVVLGTFAVAILGGVVVNSVFPATGDPLLSLVRRLLFVGGLVVTFLPMYYIFPDSDVTVREIVPGVVLAAVGLTLFESVFQFYLSYRNPDEAGVVTGIVLLLTWLYFSGLVILLGAVVNAVLANRSADVNVDPVFGGVTPTEKRAERDRLLRQLRQLQARLGDGRRLSVAVDDDDAVVLDAPTDAEVSIGDSAFADGAVQSDGDVELRLRWRTGADADDQ from the coding sequence ATGCTACCGACTCGCGACCGCGTCGTCACCCTCGCCCGCGCCATCGTCCACGAGGTGCGCGCCGAGAACCTCACGTTCATGGCCGGGAGCATCGCCTACCACGCCTTTCTCTCGCTGCTCCCCATCCTCGTCTTGGTGCTGGCGGCCATCTCCACCTTCGGCGACCAGTCGCTCGTCGACGCCTTCCTCCGCCTCACCCAGTCGGTGCTGACGCGCGGGGCCGGCGAGGTCATCGTGGACGAACTCTCCGCTACACGCGGGTCGTTGTCGGCCTCGATCATCGGCGGGGCCGTGCTGATCTGGGGGACCCTGCGCATCTTCCGTGGGCTGGATCAGGCCTTCTCGGACATCTACGAGTCGGAAGCCGAGAACACCTTCCTCGATCAGGTCGGCGACGGCGTGGTCGTGCTGGGTACCTTCGCGGTCGCCATCCTCGGCGGCGTGGTCGTCAACAGCGTCTTCCCCGCGACCGGCGACCCACTGCTCTCTCTCGTCCGGCGACTCCTGTTCGTCGGCGGCCTCGTCGTGACGTTCCTGCCGATGTACTACATCTTCCCCGACAGCGACGTGACCGTGCGCGAGATCGTCCCCGGCGTGGTCCTCGCGGCGGTCGGACTGACCCTCTTCGAGTCCGTCTTCCAGTTCTACCTCTCGTACCGCAACCCCGACGAGGCCGGCGTCGTGACCGGCATCGTCCTCCTGCTGACGTGGCTCTACTTCAGTGGCCTCGTCATCCTGCTCGGCGCGGTCGTGAACGCCGTCCTCGCCAACCGGAGCGCGGACGTGAACGTCGACCCCGTCTTCGGCGGTGTCACGCCGACCGAGAAACGCGCAGAGCGCGACCGACTCCTGCGACAGCTTCGTCAGCTACAGGCCCGACTCGGCGACGGCCGTCGCCTGTCGGTCGCCGTGGACGACGACGACGCCGTGGTGCTCGACGCGCCTACCGACGCCGAGGTGTCGATCGGTGACTCGGCGTTCGCCGACGGCGCGGTCCAGTCCGACGGCGACGTGGAACTCCGGCTTCGGTGGCGGACCGGCGCGGACGCCGACGACCAGTAA
- a CDS encoding Cdc6/Cdc18 family protein — MDLPERVARRRAVDDDRLVTAWSSLSPVVHPDSPVGRGAVLERLLDRLEPVFSGDLPADFHVHGPGGTGKSAVLVGLFSELSTQLGGAHAPIQTTTRANGADRDVEFVCVDARRAASPFRVYRAVLASVRDDSVPERGVSTETLRSKLSDELGSHRRLVVALDHLAEPRTPTPQRARDLFASVDGPVTTVTVSRVADDAVPSLPVSAYRDSMLTEVLMSRGSRGLRGGLAQGTAERIADWAEGDASDALSALFGAATIADHEDMPNLSVRHVRRGMEGVPRDGVPVGRVLSLPENRQAVLDALLEGGASGSIETIAKTVSADMDLSAGTVTRFLYELAEDGILQRVEIGENEHGPSGVVPRFPTLVYRKLRS; from the coding sequence ATGGACCTCCCCGAGCGCGTCGCGCGCAGGCGGGCGGTCGACGACGACCGCCTCGTGACGGCGTGGAGTTCGCTCTCCCCCGTCGTTCACCCGGACTCGCCGGTTGGACGCGGAGCAGTCCTAGAGCGCCTGCTGGATCGCCTGGAACCGGTCTTCTCGGGCGACCTCCCCGCTGACTTCCACGTCCACGGCCCGGGCGGGACCGGGAAGTCGGCGGTGCTGGTCGGCCTGTTCTCGGAACTCTCGACCCAACTCGGCGGCGCGCACGCACCGATCCAGACGACGACGCGCGCCAACGGCGCGGATCGGGACGTCGAGTTCGTCTGCGTGGACGCCCGGCGAGCGGCGAGTCCCTTCCGGGTCTACCGGGCGGTGCTCGCCTCGGTCCGCGACGACTCGGTGCCGGAACGCGGCGTCAGCACGGAGACGCTCCGCTCGAAGCTGAGCGACGAACTCGGCTCTCACCGGAGACTGGTCGTCGCGCTGGATCACCTCGCGGAGCCTCGGACGCCGACCCCGCAACGCGCGCGGGACCTGTTCGCGTCGGTCGACGGCCCCGTGACGACCGTGACGGTCTCGCGGGTCGCGGACGACGCGGTCCCCTCGCTCCCGGTGTCGGCGTACCGCGACTCGATGCTGACCGAGGTGCTCATGTCCCGTGGGTCGCGCGGGCTCCGCGGCGGACTGGCACAGGGAACCGCCGAGCGTATCGCGGACTGGGCGGAGGGCGACGCGAGCGACGCGCTGTCGGCGCTGTTCGGCGCGGCGACGATCGCGGACCACGAGGACATGCCGAACCTGTCGGTCCGCCACGTCAGACGCGGGATGGAGGGTGTCCCCCGTGACGGCGTCCCGGTCGGTCGGGTCCTCTCGCTCCCGGAGAACCGACAGGCGGTGCTCGACGCCCTGCTGGAGGGTGGCGCGTCGGGGAGTATCGAGACCATCGCCAAGACGGTCTCGGCGGACATGGACCTCTCGGCGGGCACGGTGACCCGGTTCCTCTACGAACTCGCGGAAGACGGCATCCTCCAGCGCGTCGAGATCGGCGAGAACGAACACGGACCGAGCGGCGTCGTGCCGCGCTTCCCGACGCTTGTCTATCGGAAACTCCGGTCGTGA
- a CDS encoding DUF368 domain-containing protein — protein MGTADAIPGVSGGTIAMIVGIYERLISAITAVDPDRILAVLRGLTPSGRRDGWQALREMDALFLVVLGTGIFTAIVTITRVAHWALTTVPVPTYGLFFGLIGASALVLYAEVGLDTWVERGAAVAGFVLAFVVSGQASAALQSGPAVTFFAGALAVSAMILPGVSGSLLLVLIGQYDFMTGQLQSFVDGLLGLLTGGSLDTVLSAGATVVAFIAGAVVGLFTVAHAVRKALATYREPTLAFLVSLIAGALRAPVVQSSVALTEAGRSWTPTALGTFAVAGVVGVVLVVMIDRYAGGIDY, from the coding sequence ATGGGGACCGCCGACGCCATCCCCGGCGTCTCCGGCGGCACCATCGCCATGATCGTCGGCATCTACGAGCGACTGATCTCGGCGATCACCGCCGTCGACCCGGACCGGATTCTCGCGGTCCTGCGGGGGCTCACGCCGTCCGGTCGACGCGACGGCTGGCAGGCGCTCCGGGAGATGGACGCGCTGTTTCTCGTCGTGCTCGGGACCGGTATCTTCACCGCCATCGTCACCATCACGCGGGTCGCACACTGGGCGCTGACGACGGTTCCCGTGCCGACCTACGGGCTGTTCTTCGGGCTGATCGGCGCGTCCGCGCTGGTGCTGTACGCCGAGGTCGGTCTCGACACGTGGGTCGAACGCGGCGCGGCGGTCGCCGGGTTCGTCCTCGCCTTCGTCGTCTCCGGACAGGCGAGCGCCGCGCTCCAGTCCGGGCCGGCCGTCACCTTCTTCGCGGGGGCGCTCGCCGTCAGCGCGATGATCCTGCCGGGCGTCTCGGGGTCGCTGTTGCTCGTGCTCATCGGCCAGTACGACTTCATGACCGGCCAGTTGCAGTCGTTCGTCGACGGACTGCTCGGACTGCTCACGGGCGGGAGCCTCGACACCGTGCTGTCGGCCGGCGCGACCGTGGTGGCGTTCATCGCCGGCGCGGTCGTCGGCCTGTTCACCGTCGCGCACGCGGTTCGGAAGGCCCTGGCGACCTACCGGGAGCCGACACTCGCGTTCCTCGTCAGCCTGATCGCCGGGGCACTGCGCGCGCCGGTCGTCCAGTCGTCGGTCGCGCTCACGGAGGCGGGCCGGTCGTGGACGCCGACCGCCCTCGGGACGTTCGCCGTCGCGGGCGTCGTCGGTGTCGTCCTCGTCGTGATGATCGACCGCTACGCCGGCGGTATCGACTACTGA
- a CDS encoding oligosaccharyl transferase, archaeosortase A system-associated produces the protein MSTRSESRDETTSRTSEETIETVVSRLEDWYHVPVLVATMVAMLWIRLQSYDAFTRDGEIYLSGNDGWYHLREVQYTVQNWPSTMPFDPWTYFPFGTSTGQFGTLYDQLIATGVLLVGLGSPTQEQIMQAMLVATPVFGALTVIPVYLIGKRLGGRVAGLFGAVLLALLPGSFLQRTLVASADHNGAEPFFQAFAVVGLLAAFVVAEREKPVWELVVDRDFAALRTPAIWSAVGGFGVAMYLWMWPPGVLLVGLAGLFFTLKFATDVYHGSSPEPVAFAGAVSMTVTGLLLFVPIQSFGFSPTRFSLLQPLLAFGVAAGCVFLAWLAREWESRDLDSSLYPVAVFGLLLVGVGLLSVVLPSVYKLIVNNLVRTVGFSTGAQTRTIVEASPFLSDINLQRYNGSAQAALIANYGLTFFTAAGAVIWLLAKPLVKGGETRKVGYVIGSLLLVAAMFFFQNTFQSVGSAVGLNSQLLGLGVVTALIVGAALLTEYRTEHLFVVVWAAFITSAAFTQIRFNYYLAVVVVVLNAYLLGELITILGVAPGAWISEVTKKSPVEAVQSVPWYKVMTVVAVVTVITVPVLIQPMTVGASPQGGGGVQTATAWEIGNNTAPQDITQWDDSLQWMNENTPEEGEFGGADNRMEYYGTYQEGDGDFAYPEGSYGVQSWWDYGHWITVRGERIPNANPFQQGATSAANFMLAPDERQAQQVLARQSTEGNQTRYVMIDWQMATTGNKFDAMTVFYDEQNTTAREFYQPVYVIGSSGGQQRVTGTYDLHNQRYYDSMVTRLYQFHGSAIDPQPLVIDYELRETSTGQQVPVVISGSNETGLRTFDSMEAARQYVEEDGTARVGGLGQYPGERVPALEHYRLVHTSENSAYNTAEYTRGLISTSRATGVSPTLLNQNQPAWVKTFERVPGATVEGSGAPANTTVTARVQMENPAANSTFTYSQQARTNEDGEFTMTVPYSTTGYDEYGPENGYTDVNVRATGSYNVSTGLTQNESGAVVQYGAQFDVSEGQVNGAEDGPVTVELDSATLRPAPSDGSSGTETGSENGTNSTALTTPDSLSLADDAAVSAGDSTTDTTFDLGGSPGAVGSAETYAVEA, from the coding sequence ATGAGTACGCGTAGCGAGAGCCGGGACGAGACTACGTCCCGGACGAGCGAGGAGACGATCGAGACGGTCGTCTCCCGCCTCGAAGACTGGTACCACGTCCCCGTCCTGGTGGCGACGATGGTCGCCATGCTGTGGATCCGCCTCCAGTCGTACGACGCGTTCACGCGCGACGGCGAGATCTACCTGTCGGGCAACGACGGCTGGTACCACCTCCGCGAGGTACAGTACACCGTCCAGAACTGGCCGTCCACGATGCCGTTCGACCCGTGGACCTACTTCCCGTTCGGTACCTCCACCGGCCAGTTCGGGACCCTCTACGACCAACTGATCGCCACCGGCGTCCTGCTGGTCGGCCTCGGTTCGCCGACGCAGGAGCAGATCATGCAGGCGATGCTGGTCGCGACGCCGGTGTTCGGCGCGCTGACCGTGATCCCCGTGTACCTGATCGGGAAGCGACTCGGCGGCCGGGTCGCCGGCCTGTTCGGTGCGGTCCTGCTCGCACTGCTCCCCGGGAGCTTCCTCCAGCGCACGCTCGTCGCCTCGGCCGACCACAACGGCGCGGAGCCGTTCTTCCAGGCGTTCGCCGTCGTCGGCCTGCTCGCGGCGTTCGTCGTCGCGGAACGCGAGAAACCCGTCTGGGAACTCGTCGTCGACCGAGACTTCGCGGCGCTCCGCACACCCGCCATCTGGTCGGCGGTCGGCGGCTTCGGCGTGGCGATGTACCTCTGGATGTGGCCGCCGGGCGTCCTGCTGGTCGGCCTCGCGGGGCTGTTCTTCACGCTGAAGTTCGCCACCGACGTCTACCACGGCTCCAGCCCCGAACCGGTCGCGTTCGCCGGCGCGGTGTCGATGACCGTGACCGGTCTGCTGCTGTTCGTCCCCATTCAGTCGTTCGGCTTCAGTCCGACGCGCTTCTCGCTGCTCCAGCCCCTGCTGGCCTTCGGGGTCGCCGCGGGCTGTGTGTTCCTCGCGTGGCTCGCCCGCGAGTGGGAGTCGCGCGACCTCGACTCGTCGCTGTACCCGGTCGCCGTCTTCGGGCTTCTGCTCGTCGGCGTCGGCCTGCTGTCGGTCGTCCTGCCGAGCGTCTACAAGCTGATCGTCAACAACCTCGTCCGGACCGTCGGCTTCTCGACGGGCGCACAGACCCGGACCATCGTCGAGGCGTCGCCGTTCCTCTCGGACATCAACCTCCAGCGGTACAACGGGAGCGCGCAGGCGGCGCTCATCGCCAACTACGGGCTGACGTTCTTCACCGCTGCCGGTGCGGTGATCTGGCTGCTGGCCAAACCGCTCGTGAAGGGCGGCGAGACCCGGAAGGTCGGTTACGTCATCGGGAGCCTGCTGCTCGTCGCGGCGATGTTCTTCTTCCAGAACACGTTCCAGAGCGTCGGCAGTGCGGTCGGGCTCAACTCACAACTGCTCGGTCTGGGTGTCGTGACGGCACTGATCGTCGGCGCGGCGTTGCTCACGGAGTACCGGACCGAACACCTGTTCGTGGTCGTCTGGGCCGCGTTCATCACGTCTGCGGCGTTCACGCAGATCCGGTTCAACTACTACCTCGCCGTCGTGGTCGTCGTCCTGAACGCGTACCTGCTCGGCGAACTCATCACCATCCTCGGCGTCGCGCCGGGCGCGTGGATCAGCGAGGTCACGAAGAAGTCGCCGGTCGAGGCCGTCCAGAGCGTCCCGTGGTACAAGGTGATGACCGTCGTCGCGGTCGTGACCGTCATCACCGTCCCCGTGTTGATCCAGCCGATGACCGTCGGCGCGAGTCCGCAGGGCGGTGGCGGCGTCCAGACCGCGACCGCGTGGGAGATCGGCAACAACACCGCCCCACAGGACATCACGCAGTGGGACGACAGCCTGCAGTGGATGAACGAGAACACGCCCGAGGAGGGCGAGTTCGGCGGTGCCGACAACCGGATGGAGTACTACGGCACCTACCAGGAGGGTGACGGCGACTTCGCGTACCCCGAGGGCAGTTACGGCGTCCAGTCGTGGTGGGACTACGGCCACTGGATCACCGTCCGCGGTGAGCGCATCCCGAACGCCAACCCGTTCCAGCAGGGTGCCACGAGCGCCGCGAACTTCATGCTCGCACCCGACGAGCGGCAGGCCCAGCAGGTGCTCGCCCGCCAGAGCACCGAGGGGAACCAGACCCGGTACGTCATGATCGACTGGCAGATGGCGACCACCGGCAACAAGTTCGACGCGATGACGGTGTTCTACGACGAGCAGAACACCACCGCCCGCGAGTTCTACCAGCCGGTGTACGTCATCGGCTCCAGTGGCGGCCAACAGCGCGTCACGGGGACCTACGACCTGCACAACCAGCGGTACTACGACAGCATGGTGACGCGGCTCTACCAGTTCCACGGGAGCGCCATCGACCCACAGCCGCTCGTGATCGACTACGAACTCCGCGAGACCAGTACCGGCCAGCAGGTACCGGTCGTCATCTCCGGCAGTAACGAGACCGGACTGCGGACCTTCGACAGCATGGAGGCCGCCCGGCAGTACGTCGAGGAAGACGGCACCGCGAGGGTCGGCGGACTCGGCCAGTACCCCGGCGAGCGCGTCCCGGCGCTCGAACACTACCGACTCGTCCACACCAGCGAGAACTCGGCGTACAACACCGCCGAGTACACGCGTGGCCTGATCAGCACCTCGCGTGCGACCGGCGTCAGCCCGACCCTGCTGAACCAGAACCAGCCCGCGTGGGTGAAGACGTTCGAGCGCGTCCCCGGTGCGACCGTCGAGGGCAGTGGCGCACCCGCCAACACAACCGTCACGGCACGCGTCCAGATGGAGAACCCGGCGGCGAACTCGACGTTCACCTACAGCCAGCAGGCCCGGACGAACGAGGACGGCGAGTTCACGATGACGGTGCCGTACTCCACGACCGGCTACGACGAGTACGGCCCGGAGAACGGCTACACCGACGTGAACGTGCGGGCCACCGGTTCGTACAACGTCTCGACCGGCCTGACGCAGAACGAGTCCGGCGCAGTCGTCCAGTACGGCGCGCAGTTCGACGTGTCCGAGGGCCAGGTCAACGGGGCCGAGGACGGTCCGGTGACGGTCGAACTCGACTCGGCGACGCTCCGACCCGCACCGAGTGACGGGAGCAGTGGAACCGAGACCGGAAGCGAGAACGGGACGAACAGCACGGCGCTGACGACGCCCGACTCGCTGTCGCTGGCCGACGACGCTGCTGTCTCTGCCGGCGACTCGACGACCGACACGACGTTCGATCTCGGCGGGTCGCCGGGTGCAGTCGGTTCGGCAGAGACGTATGCGGTCGAAGCGTAA
- a CDS encoding glycosyltransferase family 2 protein — protein sequence MVRYSIAVCSFDMAETVERSLRSMLDQIGDDFEVVVVDGGSSDGTLDVLRDLEAADDRVRVIALDPDPDRRLGADRQRSIEACEGEYVLTQLDVDDTYEPVVEDFVSIYHDLEAGIDREFLLSGTGINMAPRSLYLDYPYRNLRSAEDRDLWRRLLAAEKIVWLDHTQVREQIGYEKTLSDHLRRDFSDKIADAQVGIDFLSCLRYSLSHPRYYILEAERGPLGRAAKSVYDLVTYPLAFWRARDRESFETPPGLRRRGTLERLIHERRKPLSAIEREYGVRVDREALSARGRELLCD from the coding sequence ATGGTCCGGTACAGCATCGCCGTCTGCAGTTTCGACATGGCCGAGACCGTCGAGCGCTCCCTCCGGAGTATGCTCGACCAGATCGGTGACGACTTCGAGGTGGTCGTCGTCGACGGTGGCTCCTCGGACGGCACCCTCGACGTCCTCCGCGACCTCGAAGCCGCGGACGACCGCGTGCGCGTGATCGCTCTCGATCCCGACCCGGACCGGCGACTCGGTGCCGACCGCCAGCGCTCCATCGAGGCCTGCGAGGGTGAGTACGTGCTGACGCAACTGGACGTCGACGACACCTACGAACCGGTCGTCGAGGACTTCGTCTCGATCTACCACGACCTCGAAGCGGGCATCGACCGCGAGTTCCTGCTCTCCGGCACCGGGATCAACATGGCTCCCCGGTCGCTGTACCTCGACTACCCCTACCGGAACCTCCGCAGTGCCGAGGACCGCGACCTGTGGCGACGACTGCTCGCCGCCGAGAAGATCGTCTGGCTGGACCACACACAGGTCCGCGAGCAGATCGGCTACGAGAAGACGCTGAGCGACCACCTGCGCCGGGACTTCTCCGACAAGATCGCCGACGCGCAGGTCGGCATCGACTTCCTGTCGTGTCTCCGGTACAGTCTCTCCCACCCGCGATACTACATCCTCGAAGCCGAACGCGGTCCCCTCGGTCGCGCCGCCAAGTCGGTCTACGACCTGGTCACCTACCCCCTCGCCTTCTGGCGCGCCCGAGACCGCGAGTCGTTCGAGACGCCGCCCGGACTGCGCCGGCGCGGTACCCTCGAACGCCTGATCCACGAACGGAGAAAGCCCCTGTCGGCCATCGAGCGCGAGTACGGGGTGCGGGTGGACCGCGAGGCGCTGTCGGCCCGTGGCCGAGAGCTGTTGTGTGACTGA
- a CDS encoding cbb3-type cytochrome c oxidase subunit I: MGVFLLAVAAWLTRVENWRSYTPLAGGGATAGESGYVSQEKPAGIVRWLTTVDHKDIGFLYGAYAIIAFLVGGAMVMLMRAELAVPDTAVVGPAFYNSLLTSHGITMLFLFGTPIIAAFANYFVPLIIGADDMAFPRINAIAFWLLPPAALLIWAGFFAAPLGLFNPAQTAWTMYTPLSITQTDPGVDLMLLGLHLSGVSATMGAINFIATIFTERDESVTWANLDIFSWTILTQSGLILFAFPLLGSAILMLLLDRNFATTFFTVGGGDPILWQHLFWFFGHPEVYILVLPPMGIVSYVLPRFSGRRLFGFKFVVYSTLAIGVLSFGVWAHHMFSTGIDPRLRASFMAVSLAIAIPSAVKTFNWITTMWNGKLRLTTPMLFCIGFVSNFIIGGVTGVFLASIPVDLVLHDTYYVVGHFHYIVMGAIGFAAMAGLYYWYPIFTGRMYQSTLAKFHFWTWMIGTNITFFAMILLGYGGMPRRYATYLPQFATLHQIATAGAFLLMIGGIFWLYNFIISWYDGPKVQDGDPWNLKEHDLHTAEWQWFDRRLETAVTDGGEENEDLVPDGGESDADESSESDE; encoded by the coding sequence ATGGGGGTCTTCCTCCTCGCCGTCGCCGCGTGGCTCACGCGGGTCGAAAACTGGCGGAGCTACACCCCGCTCGCGGGCGGCGGTGCGACCGCCGGCGAGTCCGGCTACGTCTCTCAGGAGAAGCCGGCAGGAATCGTGCGCTGGCTGACGACAGTGGACCACAAGGACATCGGGTTCCTCTACGGCGCGTACGCGATCATCGCGTTCCTCGTCGGCGGCGCGATGGTGATGTTGATGCGGGCGGAACTCGCGGTGCCCGACACGGCGGTCGTCGGCCCGGCGTTCTACAACTCGCTGTTGACGAGTCACGGGATCACGATGCTGTTCCTGTTCGGGACGCCCATCATCGCGGCGTTCGCGAACTACTTCGTCCCGCTGATCATCGGCGCGGACGACATGGCGTTCCCCCGGATCAACGCCATCGCGTTCTGGCTGCTCCCGCCGGCCGCGCTGCTGATCTGGGCGGGCTTCTTCGCCGCGCCGCTGGGCCTGTTCAACCCGGCTCAGACCGCGTGGACGATGTACACGCCGCTGTCCATCACGCAGACCGACCCCGGCGTCGACCTGATGCTGCTCGGCCTCCACCTCTCGGGGGTCTCGGCGACGATGGGGGCGATCAACTTCATCGCGACCATCTTCACCGAGCGCGACGAGTCGGTCACCTGGGCGAACCTCGACATCTTCTCGTGGACCATCCTCACCCAGTCCGGCCTCATCCTGTTCGCGTTCCCGCTGCTGGGCAGTGCGATCCTGATGCTCCTGCTCGACCGGAACTTCGCCACGACCTTCTTCACGGTCGGCGGCGGTGACCCCATCCTCTGGCAGCACCTGTTCTGGTTCTTCGGCCACCCCGAGGTGTACATCCTCGTGCTCCCGCCGATGGGCATCGTGAGCTACGTCCTGCCGCGCTTCTCCGGCCGGCGGCTGTTCGGCTTCAAGTTCGTCGTCTACTCCACGCTCGCCATCGGCGTCCTGTCGTTCGGCGTGTGGGCACACCACATGTTCTCGACGGGCATCGACCCGCGCCTGCGGGCGTCGTTCATGGCGGTCTCGCTCGCCATCGCCATCCCCTCGGCCGTGAAGACGTTCAACTGGATCACGACGATGTGGAACGGCAAACTCCGCCTGACGACCCCGATGCTGTTCTGCATCGGCTTCGTCTCGAACTTCATCATCGGCGGGGTGACGGGCGTCTTCCTCGCGTCCATCCCGGTCGACCTCGTGCTCCACGACACCTACTACGTCGTCGGGCACTTCCACTACATCGTGATGGGCGCCATCGGCTTCGCGGCGATGGCCGGCCTCTACTACTGGTACCCGATCTTCACCGGGCGGATGTACCAGTCGACGCTGGCGAAGTTCCACTTCTGGACGTGGATGATCGGCACGAACATCACGTTCTTCGCCATGATCCTGCTGGGCTACGGCGGCATGCCGCGCCGGTACGCGACGTACCTGCCGCAGTTCGCCACGCTCCACCAGATCGCCACGGCCGGCGCGTTCCTGCTGATGATCGGCGGGATCTTCTGGCTGTACAACTTCATCATCTCGTGGTACGACGGGCCGAAGGTGCAGGACGGCGACCCGTGGAACCTGAAGGAACACGACCTCCACACCGCCGAGTGGCAGTGGTTCGACCGCCGACTGGAGACCGCCGTCACGGACGGCGGCGAGGAGAACGAGGACCTCGTTCCGGACGGTGGCGAGTCCGATGCGGACGAGTCGAGCGAGTCGGACGAGTAA
- a CDS encoding DUF6684 family protein, whose product MANRIFDKDTLLDLTVNIIPLFIILFFVVVFAVINPWGFDALGSGLQYALLIAPFVALAVLTYLSGKAIAGAEKSGTVFLPGQANVEGAKPLHEREAEAEALESGEAAQSSEVESAEETPELEGEDAATQPEDDEVDAENTEAAADDADAETDDEK is encoded by the coding sequence ATGGCAAACAGGATCTTCGACAAGGACACGCTCCTCGACCTGACGGTGAACATCATCCCGCTGTTCATCATCCTGTTTTTCGTCGTCGTGTTCGCGGTCATCAACCCGTGGGGTTTCGACGCGCTGGGGAGCGGTCTCCAGTACGCACTGCTGATCGCGCCGTTCGTCGCGCTCGCGGTGCTGACGTACCTCTCCGGGAAGGCGATCGCCGGTGCCGAGAAGTCCGGGACCGTCTTCCTGCCGGGACAGGCGAACGTCGAGGGCGCGAAGCCCCTCCACGAACGCGAGGCGGAAGCGGAAGCACTCGAGTCGGGCGAGGCAGCCCAGTCGAGTGAAGTCGAGTCGGCCGAGGAGACGCCGGAACTCGAAGGCGAGGACGCAGCGACCCAACCCGAAGACGACGAAGTCGACGCGGAGAACACCGAGGCGGCAGCAGACGACGCGGACGCCGAGACCGACGACGAGAAGTGA
- a CDS encoding DUF7541 family protein, which produces MDENPGVSDQYRMASPWPVFVALGIPISEIGLLFDVLPIAVGGLLLFCGSIAGMVAEAGYAKSPWRAAAGSAVALFAFAGVLVYLSSTDGGAALGQRGLAVVVSGGLLLAGSLVGSLVVQEPSTV; this is translated from the coding sequence ATGGACGAGAATCCGGGGGTGTCCGACCAGTATCGCATGGCCAGTCCGTGGCCGGTGTTCGTCGCACTCGGCATCCCGATCTCCGAGATCGGACTTCTCTTCGACGTACTGCCGATCGCGGTCGGCGGTCTCCTGTTGTTCTGTGGGAGCATCGCCGGTATGGTCGCGGAGGCCGGCTACGCCAAGAGTCCGTGGCGGGCGGCCGCAGGCTCTGCCGTCGCGCTCTTCGCGTTCGCGGGCGTCCTGGTGTACCTCTCGTCGACCGACGGCGGGGCGGCACTCGGTCAGCGTGGACTGGCGGTCGTCGTCTCCGGCGGCCTCCTGCTCGCCGGCAGCCTCGTCGGATCGCTGGTGGTACAGGAACCGAGTACGGTCTGA